A genomic window from Lycium barbarum isolate Lr01 chromosome 4, ASM1917538v2, whole genome shotgun sequence includes:
- the LOC132635154 gene encoding deSI-like protein At4g17486 isoform X1, which yields MRLLRSSSSASKEQYNGEKNRALLYLNVYDLTPVNNYLYWVGLGVFHSGIEVHGLEYGYGAHDYSTSGVFEVEPRSCPGFIFRRSVLLGSTDMSRSEVRSFMEHISEKYHGDSYHLIAKNCNHFADEVCFRLTGKPIPGWINRLARVGSFCNCILPESIQVTRIRPLPDHQAFSEDGTDSGGSSVSADSEEEDSDHQLLTVQNSDMAFLNEKPVRLAKELL from the exons ATGAGATTGTTAAGGTCTAGCTCAAGTGCATCAAAGGAACAGTATAATGGAGAGAAGAATCGTGCTTTGTTGTATCTTAATGTATATGATCTCACACCTGTAAACAACTATCTCTATTGGGTCGGCCTCGGAGTGTTTCATTCTGGTATAGAAG TACATGGTCTAGAGTATGGGTATGGCGCCCACGACTACTCAACTAGTGGGGTTTTTGAGGTGGAGCCACGTAGTTGTCCGGGTTTTATTTTTAGACGGTCAGTGCTCCTGGGCAGCACAGACATGTCTCGTTCAGAAGTTCGGTCATTTATGGAACATATTTCAGAAAAATATCATGGGGACAGTTATCATTTGATTGCCAAGAACTGCAACCATTTTGCCGATGAAGTCTGTTTCCGTCTCACGGGAAAGCCAATTCCTGGATGGATTAATCGACTGGCCCGAGTAG GCTCATTCTGCAATTGCATTTTACCAGAAAGTATTCAGGTTACAAGAATCAGACCACTTCCTGATCATCAAGCCTTTTCAG AAGATGGGACAGATTCTGGTGGGTCATCTGTATCGGCAGATAGCGAGGAGGAAGACTCTGATCATCAGTTGTTAACTGTACAAAATAGTGATATGGCATTTCTGAATGAAAAACCAGTGAGACTAGCAAAAGAGCTTCTTTGA
- the LOC132635153 gene encoding putative RING-H2 finger protein ATL21A: MDALIFISLFIVILHVKAHANTNTCLPINCANISELNLQFPFRLHEFQLHCKQNRTILNFPSYGDLVIKSISYDLRKLELIDPTNCVHEVFLNLNLSNTPFSYYYILKEYQYLNCSAELSSSFLQVPCLSGIGHHVYVVETSFVVPDFCNHVKTVGIPFAYSPLLSDNTFGLGLTWHLEKFQDSVATKFKTSVQQETGLFKGLNEIIADGKAWGYIILFMFIVVMMLNVQKLSNLKRVKENDNQKERHADVILGHYEALNKIVIKL, encoded by the exons ATGGATGCTCTGATTTTCATTTCCCTCTTCATTGTTATTCTACATGTAAAAGCACATGCTAATACAAATACTTGCTTACCAATTAACTGTGCAAATATATCTGAACTCAACCTTCAATTCCCTTTCAGACTTCATGAATTTCAGCTACACTGTAAGCAAAACAGAACCATTCTCAATTTTCCATCTTATGGGGATTTAGTCATTAAATCCATTTCATATGATCTCAGAAAACTCGAACTAATCGACCCCACAAACTGTGTCCACGAAGTTTTCTTGAATCTGAATCTTTCTAACACCCCATTCAGCTATTACTATATCTTGAAAGAGTATCAGTATCTGAATTGTTCAGCTGAACTTTCATCTTCTTTTCTGCAAGTTCCCTGTCTAAGTGGCATAGGACATCATGTTTATGTTGTGGAAACATCATTTGTTGTGCCAGATTTTTGTAACCATGTCAAGACTGTAGGAATCCCATTTGCATATAGTCCTTTATTGTCTGATAACACTTTTGGGCTGGGATTAACATGGCACTTGGAAAAATTTCAAGACAGTGTAGCAACAAAGTTTAAAACTTCAGTCCAACAAGAAACAGGGCTGTTTAAAGGGCTCAATGAGATAATAGCAGATGGTAAAG CCTGGGGTTATATTATCCTGTTCATGTTTATAGTGGTGATGATGTTAAACGTACAGAAGTTATCTAATCTCAAGAGAGTGAAGGAGAACGACAATCAGAAGGAACGTCATGCTGATGTCATTTTAGGGCACTATGAAGCTTTGAACAAAATTGTGATCAAattgtga
- the LOC132635154 gene encoding deSI-like protein At4g17486 isoform X2 — MRLLRSSSSASKEQYNGEKNRALLYLNVYDLTPVNNYLYWVGLGVFHSGIEVHGLEYGYGAHDYSTSGVFEVEPRSCPGFIFRRSVLLGSTDMSRSEVRSFMEHISEKYHGDSYHLIAKNCNHFADEVCFRLTGKPIPGWINRLARVGSFCNCILPESIQVTRIRPLPDHQAFSDGTDSGGSSVSADSEEEDSDHQLLTVQNSDMAFLNEKPVRLAKELL, encoded by the exons ATGAGATTGTTAAGGTCTAGCTCAAGTGCATCAAAGGAACAGTATAATGGAGAGAAGAATCGTGCTTTGTTGTATCTTAATGTATATGATCTCACACCTGTAAACAACTATCTCTATTGGGTCGGCCTCGGAGTGTTTCATTCTGGTATAGAAG TACATGGTCTAGAGTATGGGTATGGCGCCCACGACTACTCAACTAGTGGGGTTTTTGAGGTGGAGCCACGTAGTTGTCCGGGTTTTATTTTTAGACGGTCAGTGCTCCTGGGCAGCACAGACATGTCTCGTTCAGAAGTTCGGTCATTTATGGAACATATTTCAGAAAAATATCATGGGGACAGTTATCATTTGATTGCCAAGAACTGCAACCATTTTGCCGATGAAGTCTGTTTCCGTCTCACGGGAAAGCCAATTCCTGGATGGATTAATCGACTGGCCCGAGTAG GCTCATTCTGCAATTGCATTTTACCAGAAAGTATTCAGGTTACAAGAATCAGACCACTTCCTGATCATCAAGCCTTTTCAG ATGGGACAGATTCTGGTGGGTCATCTGTATCGGCAGATAGCGAGGAGGAAGACTCTGATCATCAGTTGTTAACTGTACAAAATAGTGATATGGCATTTCTGAATGAAAAACCAGTGAGACTAGCAAAAGAGCTTCTTTGA